The following proteins are co-located in the Rippkaea orientalis PCC 8801 genome:
- the pyrR gene encoding bifunctional pyr operon transcriptional regulator/uracil phosphoribosyltransferase PyrR, which produces MAKKILNTEQIRRIVTRLASQVIEKSGDLSQLVLLGIYTRGVSLANLIAQQIESLEGIKVPVGAVDVTFYRDDLDRIKTRTPAKTKIPFDLTGKTVVLVDDVIYKGRTIRAALNAVTEYGRPQVIRLLVLVDRGHRELPIHPDFTGKKLPTAKEEQVKVYLQDTDGRDAVELIRE; this is translated from the coding sequence ATGGCCAAAAAAATCCTAAATACTGAACAAATTCGCCGTATTGTTACCCGTTTAGCCTCTCAAGTCATCGAAAAGTCGGGGGATCTCTCTCAATTGGTACTTCTGGGGATTTATACTAGGGGAGTCAGTCTTGCTAATCTGATTGCTCAGCAAATCGAGAGTTTAGAAGGGATTAAAGTCCCTGTTGGGGCTGTTGATGTAACATTTTACCGTGATGACCTCGATCGCATCAAAACCCGTACCCCGGCAAAAACGAAAATTCCCTTTGATTTAACCGGAAAAACGGTAGTATTAGTGGATGATGTTATCTATAAAGGACGGACTATCCGAGCGGCTTTAAATGCGGTGACTGAATACGGACGACCCCAAGTGATACGATTATTAGTCTTGGTTGATCGCGGTCATCGAGAGTTACCCATTCACCCTGATTTTACGGGAAAAAAACTGCCTACCGCCAAAGAAGAACAGGTTAAAGTGTATTTACAAGACACGGATGGTAGGGATGCGGTAGAGTTAATTAGAGAATAG
- a CDS encoding tetratricopeptide repeat protein has product MKNQYHALLKFGLILLISLTCFIQPVKATTQISANVKDSELFDQGIEHIENNDYEQALSDLTQVINLGSALTPSAYSNRCLVNLQLNNNQAAKLDCTEAIKLNPNNTEAYLNRGLAEYRLGNYEQALEQYQKVVERDADDYRSHYNQGLVNFALERYEIALQNYEKALASTRLISDSAKGIIYYDRALVQLKLDNIQQAIADFTEAINLDNLNDKAYYNRAYAYQKIKNYRAAIADFSEVIALNHDFTPSYLNRGKLYYILGRYQTALKDFKIALNQFKQQGKMTAYQQTLALINQFKQNFSHYHRSLYA; this is encoded by the coding sequence ATGAAAAATCAGTATCATGCTTTACTGAAGTTCGGGTTAATTCTCCTTATTAGTCTGACTTGTTTCATTCAACCTGTTAAAGCTACTACCCAAATTTCTGCTAATGTTAAAGACTCAGAACTTTTTGATCAAGGAATAGAACATATCGAAAATAATGATTATGAACAAGCATTATCTGATTTAACGCAAGTGATTAATTTAGGCAGTGCTTTGACCCCGTCTGCTTATAGTAATCGATGTTTAGTTAATCTGCAATTAAATAACAATCAAGCAGCTAAATTAGACTGTACCGAAGCGATTAAACTTAATCCTAATAATACCGAAGCTTATCTCAATAGAGGACTTGCTGAATATCGATTAGGCAATTATGAACAAGCATTAGAACAGTATCAAAAAGTTGTTGAAAGAGATGCCGATGATTATAGATCTCATTATAATCAAGGATTGGTTAATTTTGCCTTAGAACGTTATGAAATAGCCTTACAAAATTACGAAAAAGCATTAGCTTCAACTCGGTTAATCTCTGATTCAGCAAAAGGAATTATTTATTACGATCGCGCGTTAGTGCAGTTAAAACTCGACAATATTCAGCAGGCGATCGCCGATTTTACTGAGGCGATTAACTTAGACAATCTCAATGACAAAGCTTACTATAATCGAGCCTATGCTTACCAAAAAATTAAGAACTATCGAGCAGCGATCGCTGACTTTTCCGAAGTCATTGCATTAAATCATGACTTTACTCCATCTTATCTTAATCGAGGGAAATTATACTATATTTTGGGACGCTATCAAACCGCTTTAAAAGATTTTAAGATTGCCCTTAATCAGTTTAAACAACAGGGCAAAATGACTGCTTATCAACAAACACTTGCCTTAATTAATCAGTTCAAACAGAACTTCTCTCACTATCATCGTAGCCTTTATGCTTAA
- a CDS encoding FAD-dependent oxidoreductase: MLKKVVIIGAGPAGLLLAHYLLSRGKYQIEIYESRRLQDITEITAYRTFPLSLQERGRKAIRMIPGLEEAIIANSIFCRGTLIYRKRGKPRNIKRNNPILTIDRNRLVAIFYQKLLDNYSSEQLKIHFGCEAIQIDSPAHIITLQPQTGDSFTVNYDILIGADGANSRVRNYLNAQRGLQCHQQYVPDSYKSLCLNRLNSELGIALESDLIHTSNMGNNTRILLVPQPDNQLKGVILFPADQNPFEDLLTSSQVLDFFEQNFPIFAPLLSKEQAEILLKSPVGRPITIRCDRFHDNHAILLIGDAAHAVSPSMGQGCNSSLQDVLILNHLLDQYDDNWQKVLPEFSKQRIFDAHAVQELSDYCFPRKGKLLIAEFFFRLVLGRLLNKYFPDFFKPFVVDLVFDTDIPYSQILSQNQRWINKVKQSSN; the protein is encoded by the coding sequence ATGCTCAAAAAAGTTGTCATTATCGGAGCAGGACCGGCGGGATTGCTGTTGGCTCATTATTTATTGAGCCGAGGAAAGTATCAGATTGAAATCTATGAATCTCGTCGTCTTCAGGATATAACCGAGATAACGGCTTATCGAACTTTTCCCCTCTCTCTCCAAGAACGCGGCAGAAAAGCTATACGCATGATTCCCGGTTTAGAAGAAGCCATTATTGCTAACAGTATTTTCTGTCGCGGAACCCTCATTTATCGAAAGCGAGGGAAACCTCGAAATATTAAGCGCAACAATCCTATTTTGACTATTGATCGTAATCGTTTAGTGGCTATTTTTTACCAAAAATTGCTCGACAATTATTCCTCAGAACAGTTAAAAATCCATTTTGGTTGCGAAGCGATTCAGATCGATAGTCCTGCTCATATAATTACCCTACAACCCCAGACCGGAGATAGCTTCACAGTTAACTACGATATCTTGATAGGAGCCGATGGAGCTAACTCCCGCGTTAGAAACTATTTGAATGCTCAAAGGGGACTACAATGCCATCAACAATATGTCCCTGATTCCTATAAATCTCTGTGTTTAAATCGCCTCAATTCAGAACTGGGTATAGCTTTAGAATCTGACCTAATACATACCTCTAATATGGGGAATAATACCCGCATTCTTTTAGTCCCACAACCCGATAATCAACTCAAGGGAGTCATTCTTTTTCCTGCTGATCAAAATCCTTTTGAGGACTTATTAACTTCCTCCCAAGTATTAGATTTTTTTGAGCAAAATTTTCCCATATTTGCTCCGTTGTTATCTAAAGAACAAGCAGAAATTTTGTTAAAAAGTCCAGTAGGTAGACCCATAACTATCCGTTGCGATCGCTTTCATGACAATCATGCTATTTTACTTATTGGTGATGCCGCTCATGCCGTTTCCCCTTCCATGGGTCAAGGCTGTAATTCTTCTTTGCAAGATGTGCTAATATTGAATCATTTATTGGATCAGTATGATGATAATTGGCAAAAAGTATTACCTGAGTTTTCTAAGCAAAGGATTTTTGATGCTCATGCTGTTCAAGAATTATCAGATTATTGTTTTCCTCGAAAAGGTAAGCTATTAATAGCAGAATTTTTCTTTCGTTTAGTTTTGGGTAGGTTATTAAACAAGTATTTTCCTGATTTCTTTAAACCGTTTGTGGTAGATTTAGTGTTCGACACAGATATACCCTATTCCCAAATATTAAGCCAAAATCAAAGATGGATTAATAAAGTAAAGCAATCAAGCAATTAA
- a CDS encoding DUF29 domain-containing protein produces MSLSRVKTLYDQDFALWIEETVKQLKSGNLSQVDLENLIEEVESLGKRDKRELKRRLITLFEHLLKRHYVPLPECYRGWELTIKRTHSKLKDLLKESPSLRNLLTDIYLDCYQEAVENMRIEYDANFPDFSPFADNIDDLLN; encoded by the coding sequence ATGTCTTTATCCAGGGTAAAAACCCTCTACGATCAAGATTTTGCTTTATGGATCGAGGAAACGGTTAAACAATTAAAATCAGGGAATTTATCCCAGGTTGATTTAGAAAATTTAATCGAGGAAGTTGAATCCTTGGGAAAACGCGATAAAAGAGAGTTAAAACGCCGTTTAATTACCTTATTTGAGCATTTATTAAAGCGTCACTATGTCCCCTTGCCTGAGTGTTATCGAGGTTGGGAATTAACGATTAAGCGTACTCATTCTAAGCTCAAAGATTTACTTAAGGAGTCTCCTAGTTTACGAAATTTATTAACTGATATTTATCTAGATTGTTATCAAGAAGCCGTAGAAAATATGCGAATCGAATATGATGCTAATTTTCCCGATTTTTCTCCTTTTGCGGATAATATAGACGACTTATTAAATTGA
- a CDS encoding HD domain-containing phosphohydrolase, with the protein MISSLIKNYSVDLINANSVDIFGSSQPAKILVVDDHPFSRMMAVDLLNSDGYNVIETDGSADVVEAILANAPDLILLDVKMPNYNGFDLCQQLKQDQQTQTIPIILMTVVDDNQSRLRSQEVQADGFLSKPLERMVLLPEVELLVQRKRLYEWLDQMQQVLFLIAQAIEKRYSQEGSSCARVDQLAQTFGEYLNLSPVDINDLILAAHLHDIGTVMIPDAVLLKKGELTATERELIKQHVLIGEQICKPLQNRRGIPQIIRHHHERWNGTGYPDGLSGDDIPWLAQVFQILDIYDALTSKRPYKQALSPEEALKILTEEAEKGWRNPDLVKKFVSFIKVRSLE; encoded by the coding sequence ATGATTAGCTCCTTGATTAAAAATTATTCAGTAGATTTAATTAACGCAAATTCTGTGGATATTTTTGGAAGTTCTCAACCGGCAAAAATTTTAGTAGTCGATGACCATCCTTTTAGCCGTATGATGGCAGTGGACTTGCTCAATTCAGATGGTTATAACGTCATTGAAACTGATGGCAGTGCTGATGTAGTCGAAGCAATTCTGGCCAATGCTCCCGATTTGATTCTATTAGATGTCAAAATGCCTAATTACAATGGGTTTGATCTATGCCAGCAACTAAAACAGGATCAACAAACGCAAACTATTCCCATTATTTTAATGACGGTCGTTGACGATAATCAATCGCGTCTGAGAAGTCAAGAAGTTCAGGCCGATGGTTTTTTGAGCAAACCCTTAGAACGGATGGTACTTTTGCCAGAAGTCGAATTGTTAGTGCAGCGCAAGCGGCTCTATGAATGGCTCGATCAGATGCAACAGGTGTTATTTTTAATTGCTCAAGCCATTGAGAAACGTTACTCTCAAGAAGGAAGTTCCTGTGCTCGCGTTGACCAACTAGCGCAAACCTTTGGTGAGTATCTGAATCTCAGTCCTGTGGACATTAATGATTTAATTTTAGCAGCCCATCTGCACGATATTGGCACGGTAATGATTCCTGATGCGGTTTTGCTCAAAAAAGGCGAATTAACTGCCACAGAACGAGAATTGATTAAACAGCACGTTTTGATCGGGGAACAGATTTGTAAACCCTTGCAAAACCGTCGCGGTATTCCCCAAATTATTCGTCATCACCATGAACGGTGGAACGGGACAGGATATCCAGATGGATTATCTGGCGATGATATCCCTTGGTTAGCGCAAGTCTTCCAAATTCTTGATATTTACGACGCATTAACCAGTAAAAGACCCTATAAACAAGCTCTAAGTCCTGAAGAGGCACTCAAGATCCTCACCGAAGAAGCGGAAAAAGGATGGCGTAACCCTGATTTAGTGAAAAAGTTTGTTAGTTTTATTAAAGTGCGATCGCTTGAATAA
- a CDS encoding tRNA (5-methylaminomethyl-2-thiouridine)(34)-methyltransferase MnmD, with the protein MFTPQLTNDGSYTFFSPEFEELFHSNSGAKQEAEEKFVKPCQLKKKAEVQTTLKILDICYGLGYNTAAALEAIWSVNPDCNIELIALENDPIVPLKAIEYQLLKQWISPIPEYLESLLNNHQVELRKFKGNLLVGDARKTIQTVKKLGFQADAIFLDPFSPPKCPQLWTVEFLNLVTQCLHPQGRLATYSSAAAVRVALQMAGLGIGSTRGVGRRSPGTVASFNRQDLEPLSQQEDEHLQTKASIPYRDPSLEDSSILIHERRRTEQQGSCVETTSQWKKRWTNLTEVT; encoded by the coding sequence ATGTTTACACCCCAATTGACTAATGATGGTTCTTATACCTTTTTTTCCCCAGAATTTGAGGAATTATTTCATTCTAATTCTGGTGCTAAACAAGAAGCCGAAGAAAAATTTGTTAAACCTTGCCAATTAAAGAAAAAAGCCGAGGTTCAAACCACCCTAAAAATCCTTGATATTTGCTATGGATTAGGTTATAATACAGCAGCAGCCTTAGAAGCTATTTGGTCAGTAAATCCTGACTGTAATATCGAATTAATTGCCCTAGAAAATGATCCAATTGTCCCTTTAAAAGCCATTGAGTATCAGTTACTAAAACAATGGATTAGTCCTATTCCTGAGTATTTAGAAAGTTTACTTAACAATCATCAAGTAGAGTTACGAAAATTCAAAGGAAACCTATTAGTAGGAGATGCTAGAAAAACGATTCAAACCGTTAAAAAGTTAGGATTTCAAGCCGATGCTATATTCCTTGATCCCTTTTCCCCGCCGAAATGTCCCCAGTTGTGGACAGTAGAATTTCTTAATCTAGTTACTCAGTGCTTACATCCCCAAGGACGCTTAGCTACCTATTCCAGCGCGGCTGCGGTCAGAGTCGCTTTACAAATGGCCGGATTAGGGATAGGGTCAACAAGGGGAGTTGGACGGCGATCGCCTGGAACTGTTGCCTCATTTAATCGTCAAGACTTGGAGCCCCTCTCTCAGCAAGAGGATGAGCACTTACAGACAAAAGCCTCTATTCCCTACCGAGATCCTTCCCTGGAAGATTCTTCTATCCTAATTCATGAACGACGGCGGACTGAACAACAAGGTAGTTGTGTAGAAACCACTAGCCAGTGGAAAAAACGCTGGACAAATCTTACAGAGGTAACTTAG
- a CDS encoding competence/damage-inducible protein A has protein sequence MSAEIICVGTELLLGDILNSNSQFLAKELARLGIPHYYQTVVGDNPSRLKQVIEIASNRASILIFTGGLGPTPDDLTTETIADFFNTPLVERPEIIEDMSRKFAARGRTMTDNNRKQALLPQGADILPNPLGTAPGLLWQPRPNLTLMTFPGVPSEMKRMWQETAIPYLKNQGWGKEIIFSRMLRFRGIGESALAAKVSQFFDLTNPTVAPYASLGEVRLRVSAKTRSEQEAIALIDPVAQELQKIAGLDYYGSDDETLASVVGSVLRQKGETVSVAESCTAGGLGSVLTSVAGSSDYFRGGIIAYDNSVKVDLLGVNSADLEQYGAVSDIVAQQMALGVKQRLGTDWGVSITGVAGPGGGTDTKPVGLVYVGLADSQGKVESFECRFGTERDREMVRSLSAYTALDHLRRKLLVR, from the coding sequence ATGAGTGCAGAAATTATTTGTGTGGGAACGGAGCTATTATTGGGGGATATTCTTAATAGTAATTCTCAATTTTTAGCGAAAGAATTAGCTCGGTTAGGCATTCCCCATTATTATCAAACGGTTGTCGGCGATAATCCCAGTCGGTTAAAACAAGTGATTGAAATTGCCAGTAATCGGGCTTCTATTTTAATTTTCACTGGGGGATTAGGACCAACTCCTGATGATTTAACCACAGAAACGATCGCTGATTTTTTCAACACTCCTCTAGTGGAACGTCCCGAAATTATTGAAGATATGAGTCGGAAATTCGCAGCACGAGGGCGAACCATGACGGATAATAACCGTAAACAGGCGTTACTCCCCCAAGGGGCTGATATTTTACCTAATCCTTTGGGAACGGCTCCGGGTTTGTTGTGGCAACCTCGCCCGAATTTAACCCTAATGACTTTCCCTGGAGTCCCCTCGGAAATGAAGCGGATGTGGCAAGAAACGGCGATTCCTTACTTGAAAAACCAAGGTTGGGGCAAAGAAATCATTTTTAGCCGTATGCTGCGTTTTAGGGGCATTGGTGAGTCAGCCTTGGCCGCGAAGGTATCCCAATTTTTTGACCTAACTAATCCTACGGTAGCTCCCTATGCGTCGTTAGGGGAAGTTCGTCTGCGGGTGTCGGCTAAAACAAGGTCAGAACAGGAGGCGATCGCCCTAATTGACCCCGTTGCCCAAGAATTGCAAAAAATCGCCGGATTGGACTATTATGGCTCTGATGATGAGACGTTAGCTTCTGTTGTGGGGAGTGTATTGCGGCAAAAGGGAGAGACGGTGAGTGTCGCGGAGTCGTGTACAGCAGGGGGGTTAGGTTCGGTTCTAACGTCTGTTGCAGGGAGTTCGGACTATTTTCGGGGGGGGATTATTGCCTATGATAATTCGGTGAAAGTGGATTTATTAGGGGTTAATTCGGCAGATTTAGAGCAATATGGAGCGGTTAGTGATATTGTCGCACAACAAATGGCTCTGGGGGTTAAACAACGCTTGGGGACTGACTGGGGAGTGAGTATAACGGGAGTTGCGGGGCCTGGTGGGGGGACGGACACAAAACCTGTGGGGTTGGTGTATGTTGGGTTAGCGGATAGTCAGGGAAAGGTGGAGAGTTTTGAATGTCGGTTTGGGACGGAACGCGATCGGGAAATGGTGCGATCGCTAAGTGCTTATACTGCGTTGGATCACTTACGTCGGAAATTGTTGGTTAGATAG